The Mesotoga sp. Brook.08.105.5.1 sequence AGAATACGTAAACACGTCCACTATGCAACCATCATCGAGCGGGTCGTGTTTTTCGATTTCGTTGTCGTAGACCCACGGATGGCCAAAAGCTACCCTCCTCTTGATTTCTTTCTTGAGGAACACTCTGGGGCTCAATCGCTTATTATCCTCTTGTAAAGATTAACGAAGAATTGCTTGTCGAAGTCACCCGGCGTCTTTTTCAGATGAGATGCTTTAGAGGTCTGATCGGACCATTTCTCTATCTCTTCTTCGGAGAGCTGTAATGAGACTCTTCCTACACCAAACTCCTGTAAGAAGGCGTTAAGCTCATCTAGATCAGTGAAAGGTTCTATTGCACCGCTTATTCTATTCGGGTCGGTTCTGGCTATTCTTTCGAGTATCCCAATCAACATGAGTGCATTTGCCATTCCATGCTTTATGCCTTTGAAGGATGAGAGAGGATAACCTGCGGCATGAACTGCGGTCGTTCCCGTGTGGGCAATAACAATCCCGGCAAGTGTCGCGGCGAACTGTATCCGCTCTCGGGAAGAGACATCATTTTCATTCTTCAAGACTTCACGGAGTGATCGCTTTATAATCTTCGTTGCTTCCTTCGAAAGCATCTTCACCAGGGGGTTCTGTCCCTTGTTGACTGCTTCGCCTTCTATAGAATGAGATAAGGCATCGAGTGCAGTTGAAATTGTCACATCCACGGGCATTGTTACGGTGTATCTCGCATCCAAGAAAGAGATTCTAGGAAATGTTGAAGGCATGCCAAAGCCCTTTTTCGAACCTTCCGGATCGGTTAAAATCGAGTACTGTGTAACTTCACTTCCGGTCCCAGACGTGGTGGGGACTGTGACAATTGGAAATGCGGGAAGATCCTTTCCTTTGAATAGATCTCTGCAGCTGCAGTTGCCATTCTTCCCAACTACCGAGATAGCCTTGGCAGCATCTAGCGGACTTCCACCACCGATAGCTAACACGAAATCGCACGCGCTATTTGAGAGCATTTTTCCGCCCTTCTCAATTGTTGAGAAGGAGGGATTCTCTTCCACTTCATCAAATAATGTGCTTGGAATATCCAACGCGTCAAGCACTTCCTGCACATCGTCAAGTGCCCCGCTCTTTATTGCTGAAGACCTTCCAGTGACTATGAAAGCATTAGTTCCTATCTCTCTGAACAGCTCATTATTATGACTTATTGTTTTAGTCCCCGAGAAGACTCTAGTTGGCAGGAAATATTTCCACATTCAATCACCTTCTATAGATCAACTTAATCAATACTTCTTTTGATTCGGTTGCCGTTTTCTCAAGTTGAGACCAGTATTCGTCTTTGAGATTAACAGGCTCTTTCAGAGAACTGTTGATGGCTAGACTCAAGCTCTCGCAGCTTCCTTCAAATGAGAGTTCGCAATCCTTGTTAAGAGATCTCACAAATCTATCGAGTTTTGTGTTCTTCTTCCACACAAATGGAACTCCTAATGAGATAGCGAGAATTGCTCCGTGAAGACGCTCAGTAATTATCAGTTCTGCATTGTTGAAGATTCTTATCATCCCTTCGAGGTCTTCGGGAGGCTTTCTAACTTTGAATCCATTTGATCTGGCCTTAGATTCGAGCTCACTTCTCTTTTCTTCGTCATGATGATTGTGAAAACCCACAGCGCATACTTCAGTCAGATTGTTCAGCCTCAGCGAATTGAGGACGTCATCAACACTCGTTCCATTTTTCAATACAATTACCGCAAGACCACTTTCGGTTGTTCGTTTTTCCGGAATTATTCCCATTTTCTGCAAATAGTAGGGGCCGTAGTCAGTACCTGAGATAACTCTCTTCGAGAAAGAAGCGAAATATTTGTAGCTGACTAAGTCTCTCATTACACCAAAGGTAAGAGGATTATTCAGCAGCTTATTTAGAGCTTTTCTGTTGATCTGTCTGTTCAACGGTCCAAAACCTTGAGAGAGAAGAAGCAGAGGTTTCCCCCTGTTAAGGGTATGCCTGGCAATCTCATAATAGTAAAGGAAGCTCCTCCAACTAGTCTGGTCCTGTAGGAGATTTCCCCCTCCGAAGATGGTGACAATTGAGTGCCTAATTGAGTTTGTGATCTCACCAATACTAAAGCGACTAACCAATCTGATATCGAGTTTCGAAGGGAATCTATGAGTTATTTGCTCTATTTGAGAAGATGCGGGCAAGTATATTGGCCCTTCAAACCCTATCTCATCAATTAGGGATAGTGATGAAAGCAATAGTAGATCGTCGCCAAGGTTATTATATCCATAGTAACCCACCAGCGTCAGCCCGCCAAAAGAAAACTGTCTCACCTCAAAACCTCCAGGAACATTCAACGATAATATTCTATCACATGTGAATCATCGAACACGCTGTTCACAAAGCGTTGCAAGGGATGTACAATCTATTTATGCTAGGTGGACTTCTGAAAAGGAAAACCTCTTTCCCGTTTCTATACTATCTCCTTGCAACAATGCTTGGGGAGCTGTTGGTATTTGCACTTGCCTGGACGGCAGGTGCATGGATACCACTTATCTTTGTATCGACAGCCGTTATTCTTCTTTCTTCCAGATGGGTCAGCCCTTTCATATGGCTCATATTCTTTGTGGTCGGTTGCCTCGGTCAGTCTTTAACGTTGAAGACACTTGATCCTGGAAAGGTAGAATATGTGGGATACATATCCAGAGGCGGAACGGGAAACGTTGAGGCAAGCATGGGAAGAGTGCTTGTTGAGGGAAAGTGGATGAATCTTCCCGTCGCTGTAAACATAAGGCTTTCCGACAGAAAAGCCGCAGCTTTTGCGGGCCAGATAATCTGGACAGCGGGAACTCTTATAAGGCAAGAATCATTTCCTCTTTTCAAGATCGAATCAAATATTGAGGCCTGTGTCGAGAGGCTAGAGGTCTTCTCTTATCCTGGAAAGTATGTTACTGAGTTACTTTCGAGGTACAAACTAAATGACACGATTGCTGCAGCCGTCTTCACCGGCGATAGAAGCCACATTGATTTTGAGACCAGGGAGAGGATTTCTGATCTTGGAGTTGCGCATTTGTTTGCGGTTTCTGGTTTGCACATCGGTCTTATGTATTTGCTGGTCCATTCCGCTATCTCTTTTCTCATGTTAGGTAGGAAAACGAAGCTGATACTTTCTATTGTCGTGCTCTTCTTCTATACCTTATCTACTGGTCCAGCGATATCTGCTACCAGAAC is a genomic window containing:
- a CDS encoding iron-containing alcohol dehydrogenase family protein, which codes for MWKYFLPTRVFSGTKTISHNNELFREIGTNAFIVTGRSSAIKSGALDDVQEVLDALDIPSTLFDEVEENPSFSTIEKGGKMLSNSACDFVLAIGGGSPLDAAKAISVVGKNGNCSCRDLFKGKDLPAFPIVTVPTTSGTGSEVTQYSILTDPEGSKKGFGMPSTFPRISFLDARYTVTMPVDVTISTALDALSHSIEGEAVNKGQNPLVKMLSKEATKIIKRSLREVLKNENDVSSRERIQFAATLAGIVIAHTGTTAVHAAGYPLSSFKGIKHGMANALMLIGILERIARTDPNRISGAIEPFTDLDELNAFLQEFGVGRVSLQLSEEEIEKWSDQTSKASHLKKTPGDFDKQFFVNLYKRIISD
- a CDS encoding polysaccharide pyruvyl transferase family protein; the encoded protein is MRQFSFGGLTLVGYYGYNNLGDDLLLLSSLSLIDEIGFEGPIYLPASSQIEQITHRFPSKLDIRLVSRFSIGEITNSIRHSIVTIFGGGNLLQDQTSWRSFLYYYEIARHTLNRGKPLLLLSQGFGPLNRQINRKALNKLLNNPLTFGVMRDLVSYKYFASFSKRVISGTDYGPYYLQKMGIIPEKRTTESGLAVIVLKNGTSVDDVLNSLRLNNLTEVCAVGFHNHHDEEKRSELESKARSNGFKVRKPPEDLEGMIRIFNNAELIITERLHGAILAISLGVPFVWKKNTKLDRFVRSLNKDCELSFEGSCESLSLAINSSLKEPVNLKDEYWSQLEKTATESKEVLIKLIYRR
- a CDS encoding ComEC/Rec2 family competence protein, which translates into the protein MLGGLLKRKTSFPFLYYLLATMLGELLVFALAWTAGAWIPLIFVSTAVILLSSRWVSPFIWLIFFVVGCLGQSLTLKTLDPGKVEYVGYISRGGTGNVEASMGRVLVEGKWMNLPVAVNIRLSDRKAAAFAGQIIWTAGTLIRQESFPLFKIESNIEACVERLEVFSYPGKYVTELLSRYKLNDTIAAAVFTGDRSHIDFETRERISDLGVAHLFAVSGLHIGLMYLLVHSAISFLMLGRKTKLILSIVVLFFYTLSTGPAISATRTFLMLLCYSLLKIIDYRQHPLNILGFSGIIIVMAQPSIVASISFQLSFFATAALLIFLPAIENKNLLSQTLLVGAIAQTAIIPLSLSTFGTLSLAGVPLTVVMVPVFVVPSYLGMIFILIADLVGLQIVGSFIAGSLRAMSSLLGEVTSVIGGVIPTIRFEPLTAYLLSLLSLFLFFTLLRHSGHKP